AACCAGGTTGATGTAAATGGCCGCCAGGTGGTTGTAGAACGAGTTGTTgatctcgttgttgttggctgttcTGTGGCTCTCGTTGTAGGGCGAGTGGTGGGTCGAGTTGTttgtcttgttgttgtggaaCGCGTTGTTGATCTCGTTGTCGTCGGCTGTGTTGTGGCTCTCGTTGTAGGGCGAGTGGTGGGTCGAGTTGTttgtcttgttgttgtggaaCGCGTTGTTGATCTCGTTGTCTGttgtgttgttgctcttgtagTCGGACGAGTTGTGGGTCCTGTTAATGTGAAACGCGTTGTCGATCTCGTTGTCGTCGGCTGTGTTGTGGCTCTCGATGTAGGGCGTGTTGTAGGTCTCGCTGTTGTGAAACGAGATGTGGATCTGGCTGTTGTGGAAAGCGTGGTGAATCTTGCTGTTGTCTTTGTTGTGGTCCTCGTAGTAGGACGAGTTGAAGGTCGAGTTGTGGGGCTTGTTGGGATTCTCGTCGTTGGACCAGTTGGGACTCTAGTTGTTGTGTAACGAGTCGTGGGTCTGGCAGTGGTAGCTCGGGTCGTGGGTCTAGTAGTTGTCTGACGAGTTGAGGATTTTGTAGTTGTTTGGCGAGTTGTGGATCTGGTTGTTGTTTGTCTTGTTAATATCGTACTTTGAGCTTTTGTTGTATGATTAGGTGTGGTTTGTactgcggttgttgttgtacgaCGAGTTGTCGATATTAATAGAGGTGTTGTTGTCGGTGTCCTAGTTATTGACGCGCGAGTTGTCATTTTCGAAGTATTGGGTGGCTTATTTATAGCAAATGGATGGACTGTTGTGAAGGGTCGACTGGTTGTAGTTGCACgagttgttgttttgtgtgttgttgttgccttggttgtaatttgtgttgtttttggtgcTGGTGTTGTGTTTGTGCCTTGTGTAGATTGCCGGAGATCATGTGGCGATGTGGCCGTAAATTTAATGACCTCTTGACGAAAGCTGTCGCTGCTTATGTATGGATGATGTGTAACCTTAGCTGCCGCCGTGGGCTTGGAAGTGGTGCTTATTTTAGCCGGACTAACTTCTGGCTTATTGGCTAGGCTGAGAAAGGGATTAGGCACATGGGCTGGACTGTGATTAGAGTGGGAAGTGGGTTTATTTTGCGTTATGGATTGAATAGCATTAGCAGAAGGCTTATAAAGAGGTTTCAGAAAAGGATTGTGATCGTAACTAGACTTTGAAACATGCTCTTGTTCAATAAACTTAATAGGGCGAGTCTCGGATGTGCTAAGTGGAGTTTGTTGCTGGGGCTTAATTTGCTGTAGAAAGGGATTTGAACCAAAGGGATGATTAGGCACCACGGTTATTTGGACTGGTGGCTTGGCAGTTGTTTTAACAGCTGGGACTGCCACTTGCGTTGTTTGCGATGCGCTTAGACGTTGCAGGAAAGGATTGGCCCCGTAGTCATGGTTAGCTGCGATCTTTACTaccggctgctgttgcgggGCTTGCACTTGTGGTCGCTCTCCATAATGGCTAGGCTTCTCCGCCTCGGAGATTTCGTTGCCTGCAAAGCAATCGCTCAACTGTGCCAGGCTTTGGCCTCGACAGTGCCCATTATACACCGTCCAGGCGTTGAAGCCATCCCCCGATAGACGTGTGTGCTCCTCGTGTATAGTACGGATGCATTGGACATCATCCGAGATATCGGAATCCAGCAAGCGATCGCATTCAATGTGACAGGCCTTGCCACCGCCCTCGTCGTGCGTGCACCAGTAGAGATCGCTGATCTGGAAGAGGCCGTGATCCTCACTGCCATCGGCATTCAGGCGACCTACTGCAGCCGTGTTGTAGGAGGACTCGTGCTGGGCAATGCACACCCAGGTGGGTATCTCCTGCATGGGAAGCTTGTGCTTGTAGTAGAGCTCCTGCGCCAGCTCACAGCGATTGTATATCTTGCCCTTGGGCTTGGGTTTCCTCACCAGCTCATTGCCTGCCGGCTTGACTGGCCTAAACGGTTCCTTTTCAAGTTCCTTAGACTCGAAGCAGCTGGCAATCTCCGCTTTGCTGCGATCCCTGCAATGTCCATTGTACACTGTCCACGCAGTGAAGCCATCCCCGGATATGCGTGTGTGCTCCTCGTGTATGGTGCGTATGCACCTGACATCATCGGTAATGTCCGAGTCCAAGAGGCGATCACACTCGATGTGACAGCCCTTGCCCCCGACGCCCTCACCGTGCGTGCACCAGTAGAGATCACTGATCTGAAACAGACCGTGATCCGCGCTGCCGTCCGCGTTCAGCCGACCCACCGCCGCCGTATCCAGGCGGGATTCATGCTCCGCGATGCACACCCAAGTGGCTATATCCTGCATGGGAAACTTGTGTGAGAAATACAACTCTTGCGCCAATTCACAGCGTTTATAAACTTTACCAGCTCGCGTAGGTGTTGTGTAAAagtgttgttgtgttgtttgttgtttgggTGTTGTGTGTTGCTTGAAGTTGAGCAAGGGATTGGTAGCTGGTGTGCTGTAGACGCTGGCAAAGTGGGATTTAGTGGGTAATCCAATTAGATTGGGATGCGGCTGAACTTGCGGCTGGCGCGGGCGCAGGAAAGGATTTCCCGGATAGCTGACCAACTTGTTGGAAGGCCTGTAGTAGGGATTGGGTGTCGTAGCAGCTGGATAGCCATAGCTGAACTTGTTAACGCTGCCGACAATGGCATTGGGATGTGTGGCCGGCGCGACCAGCGGTGGCTTGGCAAAGCAGGCGGCCACCTGCTCATAGCGCTGGTTGCGACAATCCCGGTTGTAGACGGTCCAAGCGTTGAAGCCGTCGCCCGATATCTGCGTGTGCTCCTGGTGAATGCGCCGTATGCACTGCACATCGTCCGCAATGCTGGAGTCCAGGAATTGTTGACAGCCGGCACGGCAGCCCTTGCCGCCGCGCTGATCGTGCGTGCACCAGTAGAGATCGCTGATCTGGAACAGGCCATGATCGGCGCTGCCATCGGCATTCAAGCGACCTACTGCCGCCGTGTTGTAGGAGGATTCGTGCTGGGCAATGCACACCCAGGTCGGTATCTGCTGCATGGGCAGTTTGTGCTGATAGAACAGCTCCTGTGCCAGCTCACAGCGACTGTAGATCTTGCCCTGCCGACGCTCTGGAACCAGACTAGACTGATGATAGCTCACCTTGATCGGCTGCTGATAGGAGGCTGCCACGCGCACAGCGTTTGAGTTGGCAGTTGGTAGACCACAGCCTGCCACGTAGGAGGCCGCATCCTGGCGACAATACGCATTGTAGGCCTGCCAGGCGTTAAAGCCATCCCCCGAGATGCGCTGATGCTCCGCGTGGATCTTGCGTACACACGCAACGTCGTCCGCAATGTCATCGTCGCGTAGACGCGAACAGCTCAGGCCACAGCCCGCGCCCTGACCCGGCGGCGAGCACCAATATACATCGCTGATCTGGAAGATGCCATGCGAGCCGCCGCCCGGTCCGCTGCCACCGCCAAAAGCAGCCGTGTTCAAATCACTCGAGTGCTGCGCAATGCACACCAGGTTGGCCACCTGGACAGCTGGTAATCCGTACTGCTTCTGCAGCAGGTTGGCCAGTTCGCAGCGCTCGAAGATTCTCGCCAAgctgagctgcagcagcagcagcagcagcaggcagagaAGCACTGAGAATGGACGCGACACTGGCAACATCTTGCGATGCTCTGACACAGAACACAGCGCGACACGGCCTATATATACTCTCGCTATATAtgtggagagagagaggaacaGTCCTTAGTCCGAATCGAACCGAACTGATgcgaatttgaatttcaaatgttatttcactttttggctTTTCAGGGGGCGCTGCGTGCGTTCGCGCGTTTCGTCGTCGACTGATCGGGCCCGTGGCGGCGGGTCTCATCTTGAGCCCAAACAAAAAGCTGAGCTGGGCCGATTTGAATACGTATATATTCACACATGACGACAGCGATGGCAAACTGGTTGTGGGGCACTCTGTGTATTGCATAATTATTGACCATGTCCATAGGAACGGATTGGAAAGATTCTCTCAGACAGTTTGTCTAAAGGTGTCCACGTGCGAAAGAGCCCAAAGAAAGGGGAGGAGGAGGGAGGGACGGCCAGATAACCGTAAAAGAAGATCGTTAATGCTGCGAAAGGTgctttttttagttttggccATTAGCTAGAAATTTgctaatgaaattaatttcaattatttattagaCAACAGCCACATTTAAGCGTTTCGATTTTATGAAACTGGTTAAGAACGCGCGACTTTCCGACGCGTTTTAAAACGCCTCACACACGCCCAGCTGACAATTGCTGTCGCGTTGTTGCGGCTGTCACAGCAAATGACAGGCCCAGTAGCAGACCCCTCCCGCCATGCCGCAGCCCTCACCTGGCGCCCCTTCACTCACCTGCGTGTATGTCTCAATCGCATTGAAATCGAAGCAAACACCTtggcgcttttgttgtttcctCCAGcgatttgtgtttttttgtttgcatatcGGACTTGGTCAATCCTCCAGTCGCTCGTCTCGTTGCCCAAGCTCATATCTTCTCATCTACaggtttcttttttctttgcatGTTTCAGCAACTCTATTAAAAGCGACTCTGCCTTAATTTGCAGTTGCGCAGGGTGTTTAATGAACAtctattttcgttttttttctcttttttttttttcattttttcgttaattttgtattttaactgCCATTGATTGATTCACTAAATgaataatttatgtatttctttGACACTCGCCATGCGCTGATCTTGAACTTGGGCCGGCTGCGGTCCAGCCATGGTTAATGGCTTTTAACTGTGTGAATTGGAGTCAACAGCTTGCGGTTGAAGtgattgttaaataaattcaaattcgttAAAAGTTTCTAGGAAGAATCTAATTAAATACGTCAAGAGCTTACATATTCCTAGAACTTCTATTaaagataaaaacaaattcatttcGTTTTTAGACAacaagttgtttttgtttttagtttaaacATAGTTTTTAGTACGCGCTAAAtcacaatataataaaatcacatttaaacaataaattatatacaaaaattcgTGAACAATTCGTGTCGAGTGTTGTTACATtcatattataatataatagtagtaataataatagtacGATTTTTCTCTCTtctcaataataataaaataccaTCATTTCACATTCTGCCTCAGCCCACCTGTTTGACGGGCGCCTTCGCGGGCCGACCCCGCTGATAGGTGTAGTAGAGGAGGCTGAGaattgccacgcccatgccACCGCAGAGGCCCGCCCAGTGTACGATGTCCAGCGTTTTGAGCGTGTTGATGAGTTTCTTTTTGAAAAAGTTCACCATTTCACCATTAagttgtataccctgtaaaaacaCAGTTGTATGGTATGCTCGACGAATGTGTCAAAGAGTACTTTTTACTGACCTCCTCCACCCAAATAGCGGGCATCAACACCGTCGTCAGATTCTCCGTGATGGTAATGCGATTTATACTCTTCAGAAACATATTAAACTGCACCCTCTTGCCACCCTGCAGCGGCGTGCCCGTCAACTACAACATtataattcaatatttaagaCATTaacttcaatttaatttaaaactcATTTTTGTGTCAAGGATCTCGCTCACCGTTTGCACGTCGACAAAGGTCTGGTGTTTCTTGGCATCTGGCTTGAGACCTCGTATCATTTTCCTGTACTCATTCGAGGCGCCCAGCATATGAGGCAGCGTCAAGATGACGGGCGCATCtgcaatgaaaataattgCATTCATAAGTGTTATATGGTTTTAAGATTTGCatgatattataattaaaatgccaatGCAGTTGttaaatattgtttacaaaacaaaacaggaTTATTCGACCAGCTagtcataaaaaatatattcgaaTCACCTTAATTTAACTTAACTGGTAAGGTTCAATGGATCTGTAGGCCGACTTGGCCATGCCTTTCAACAATAAAATTCTTTAGCACGGAAATGAAGTCTgcgtttatttaataaatatttatttatttagcattAGCACTGGACCAATTTGTTGCGAGAATTTCCTCATTTGGTGGTCATAGCAAATATCAAAGACAAATATTTCCAATTGCTGATCATTATGGAAACTGTTTACTCACGTTTTGCCAATTAAAATGCGGCAAGAATCTCAAGTCTGAAACGTGCGGCGGGCAAACAAACACCCAAACAAAatgagaaataataaaaatcatatgGAATTTAATGCTTCAATTTGTAGAGCGGCTCTCGAGTAGATCATAATGAGCCTATGAGCACTTCAGAAGCCATAAAAGCAGCCGTCAACACTTTTCATTTCAAATGCGCAATACAAATTATCTACTGGTGCTTGCTGCTGGTTCTCCTTTTTATTCCCCCTATGCAATTGCTTGTCTTGAAGTgttaattaagaaattaacaataaattcaaatgcgaatgcgaatgggTCAATAAACGACGCAACTAGAGAATATCAGCTAGCCAAATGAAAAGGAACATTGAACTGCGTATACTCTTCTTTGTTGCCTAAGTTATCTAATATTTCAACGAGTTGTAGAAATGTAAGCCTAACGCGGAACAACTAAAATTGCTAATCGGAATTTTAGGACACAGTTTTGTTGGTTTACTGATGGGAAATAAATAACAGATTATTATACCAAATTTAATAATGTGGCCATAGACAGCTGACAAATGCAGGAATTCGTAAATTATTACAAGAGACTGTGTACAGATAGATGCAGCAAACTCTCTAGTCAGTTTCTAAGACCCTCATAAAGAGTATACAAATAAAGATCAAACTCTGCCACGGCCCACACACAACTCTTCCTAATGAAGCTGCAATTTGTTGTAGTTATGCGTGCGCGTGCGCAACGTTTgagtttattaaaaaaaaaaaaaaactttgaattGCCTTTAAAGATGCTCGAAAagaatttgttgtatgaaatttgattatttttgtcgagcgcataatttaaattgatgAGCTGTGCGTTTGTGAGCCTCCGATTAACATACATAAGATTTCTATTGGCATTAGATGAAGAGCTTGctcaaatttgcatttgctgtagAAATCGAAACCTTAGAAGACAACATTGATTTAGCACTATAACATTTCTGCAACTAAACGCATGTCGCGTGAAGGTGTAGGGAGGGGGGCGGGGATTCTACAAATagtttaaattattcaaagaTTTGCATATGAAACATAATATGATATCAAGAGCTAAACAAACACGTTAATTTTCTGGTCGAGGCGTAAATAATCATGCCAAGCATTTCCGGATTTTCTGGAATTGcttatgcatatattatttttttggaatCCTGAAcgttatacatattttattggcAGTGTCTGCGATACCGAAAGTCGATATCTGTTGTTTAATTTTGGCTGTGACAAACGCGGCTAGCTAAGTATTAATATGGCCAATTGAACAGTTTGCTGTGTCAACTGGTTTCTTCCACCTCGTTGGGGGAGTCTAATTAATGCCCATATTAATGGACCTGGCGGTCGTTagcataacaaataaaatacctTAAAGAGCTGTCAAATGTTCActttataaacataaataaggtgtcaattaaattaaatcggATTTATATAATCATAACCGATAGCAAAATCAATACAGAAGTCTACGCATGGGTTCGGATTAATGtgcattaattaaacatttaaacgAAACCTTAAACACAACTATTAAACGGTTAGTAGctatgtttttgtttacatgTTTTACAAAATTGAGCAAGAGATTTAATCTAGATGAAAATTCATTTCCGTAAATAACCTAATTGAAAAGATGCTTAGTTTTGACATATTTATCGCAGTTGAAAGTTTTGAAAGGTCATTTTTCAGGAATTTGGGAGTTCTTACGTAGGAAATGTTGCGATTTCAGCAAGAATATTGACATTAAGCTTAACAAGTCTTCAATTGGCTTAGATCCAGAATCAATTCAGAGAGCAGACCATGCTAGATTAAAATCTAGAAAGGACATTTGGCATAATTCAGGTGTAAGATTTCACTCACCCAAACAGGTGGTCAGATCCAGAGCACCCGCATAGAGACAACCATTTTTGCGCTTGATCACATTCGCCAGTTTGTCCACGCAGAAGCATTCGTTGTCGTGTTCGGGTCCGATGTCGTTGATGAAGTTCTCGCCAATGGAGTACCTGAAGCCAGGTATGCCCTGGTACTGTATGTCCGACTGATAGAAGAGCTGCACCGAGCGACAAATGTCCGCGCTGAAGATGTACATGGAGTCGCCGCGCTGGCGAAATGGGGGATACGAGGAGGCGTCGGTGCCGTTGATCTGGTTACAGACAGAAGTCTCGCCCTCGGTGCTGCCATTGAGCCACACCTGCAGATTGTGTGAGTCGTCGAGTTTCTGGATCTCCAGCACCTTTGTGGCATCCCCCTTGCCCGTGTGCACCTCGTACACCTCGTGACCGGAGCCGTTTTTCTGTAAGACAAACCAAAGATTGAGGCATGTGAGTGGACATATTCTGCCTTGTTAATGGGCTACTCACGTGTCCAAAGAAGGAAAAGGCCAAGCTGCCATCGCTTTGCTCGCGTATGGTCTTGGAGCCGCTCTCCTTGATCTGATTGCAAATCGCCTTGGCGATGCCCTGGGGATTGATGCAGAAGCGCACCCCATCGAACAGGTACTCGCGCACCGAGGTGTGCACAAACATGGAGCGAGGATCGTTGAAGACGGCCTTCAGATTGGCATTCAGATGGACCAGCAGCAGGGCCAGACCCGGATCATTCTCGCTTATCTGCAGCACAGACTGTAATGAGAGCAGAATCAAGTACGTTTATCGATAAGTCAATACGGGAATTGGCGAATTTGGGAACAGAAACCGGGCAAGCATTAGCATAGCAGGTAGGGTAGGCGGCGCATAGAGGGGCGTGTCGGTTAGCCTTAAAGCTTGTGTTAAACGAAGCGTTCACCAAATTAGTAGGCAGTTAAAAACTTATATGTACTGGTAATTAAttgctttaaataattgtaaatgtaGTTGACTGACAGCCTAGGCAATTCGaacttaaatttcaatttatcaaaatatatttacaattgTGATTAGAATTTGAACCAAGGTTCATGCCAATCAATATGATTTGTGTGCTTGCGTACTTGAGTTTAATGAGCAAAATTGTAATTATCAAAAGCATGCACATATGTAGATACAACTGACATGATAGTTCAACTTACTTTGACATCTTCAATAAGGCTGACTAAGATGCCGTTAACCCAGCTAAAGGGCGCTATAATTGTTGTAGTTAATATAAGTACATTAGTTACCATAAACAGTCGGCGACCTTTAAGCCGCCAGTTCTAACTCACGGCTTAAAAGCCAAGGTTTGTTAGTATAAACGTATTATCTCAATAGTTATAAAGCTGGTCAAGCAATAATTAATATACTCggcacattttatttgttactGACCTAACTCAAACTCTTAATTCGAGCTGTAGCAGCCCCAATTAATCAGATTAAAGGCTTAATTGCTTTACGCATGTCTGGGGTAaaacatattaattaataactaTAAAAGCTTTGAAATCGATACAGCCATATCGGCTGGCCATCATCGAGCGTAAGAACAAAGTAAGGCCCAAAACAatagttaaattaaaagcatGCGTAGATTGTATCTGCAACTGTAGCCATTACCAATTGGCTAACCATACTTATATAGAAGTGTACATCACTTAAGCCCATAAAGGCTAGCAACCATTTGGGTCAATGTTTAATTAGTTGACTCAATCAACCCGAAACCCAAAccaaataccaaataaatCCAAGCCAGACCAACAACATTGACCTATGCCCATAAACAACATGCTCGGGCAGGTCTGAATGGCTTGTCCATCATTCCACTCCTTTAccattttgaatatatagatatatatatgtatatatgtgtatatatgcttGGCTTTATAGAATTAGTAGTGAATAAAATTACTTTACGTTTCCCTCGTATGCGCTCCATCAGACGCTTTAGAACTCGTACGCCGGGCGTGCGATTCAATCGCGAGTTCAATCTATTCGCAAAACCCTGTAAGATATCTGTGATTTCTCTTTCGAATACTTGCAAAAAGGCCTGTAAGATGTGTCAGAAGATTAACAATACGATCACAATGCATAATACTCAATTATCTTTCGTATCATATCAGATAATAATTCCAACTCTAATCATACTCACATTCATGTGCATATTGAGAGCCACAATGCGATCGCTTTGGGTATAGGGAGCCGACGCATCCTCATCGAAGTCAAAGTGCACGTTCTGCACGTAGGTGATCTTTGAACCGTCTCGCGAGAAATGCTTGACCTTCTTCTGGCGATATTGTCTGTGCAAATAGTTAAACATTTAGCCAAGATATTGTGAGTAAGTTACACTTAACTTACCTGTAGACATATGGCCCGATCTCCTCGACAATGGGTATGGCGCCATTCTGTATCATATCGGGATTCGTGacattgaatatatataccttgaAGTTAAGCGGTTGGGGTAGGTTTACAAAGCGTTTGTACTGCTCCGAGCCATCGGCTATGATAACGCTCTAGAGGTGCGAAATAAGATGAAATATGATATTATAATTACATTACATATTTATCTGCTTCAAGAAGCTGATTTCCCAATTTATCGCCTGTCGACTTAGCCGCCAAATTATGATCGAAATGATGAATTACTGACCATAAAATTCGGATCAACGTCATCGACGCgaaccagttttttttttctctctcattATATAGC
The sequence above is a segment of the Drosophila virilis strain 15010-1051.87 chromosome 3, Dvir_AGI_RSII-ME, whole genome shotgun sequence genome. Coding sequences within it:
- the LOC6624259 gene encoding uncharacterized protein yields the protein MLPVSRPFSVLLCLLLLLLLQLSLARIFERCELANLLQKQYGLPAVQVANLVCIAQHSSDLNTAAFGGGSGPGGGSHGIFQISDVYWCSPPGQGAGCGLSCSRLRDDDIADDVACVRKIHAEHQRISGDGFNAWQAYNAYCRQDAASYVAGCGLPTANSNAVRVAASYQQPIKVSYHQSSLVPERRQGKIYSRCELAQELFYQHKLPMQQIPTWVCIAQHESSYNTAAVGRLNADGSADHGLFQISDLYWCTHDQRGGKGCRAGCQQFLDSSIADDVQCIRRIHQEHTQISGDGFNAWTVYNRDCRNQRYEQVAACFAKPPLVAPATHPNAIVGSVNKFSYGYPAATTPNPYYRPSNKLVSYPGNPFLRPRQPQVQPHPNLIGLPTKSHFASVYSTPATNPLLNFKQHTTPKQQTTQQHFYTTPTRAGKVYKRCELAQELYFSHKFPMQDIATWVCIAEHESRLDTAAVGRLNADGSADHGLFQISDLYWCTHGEGVGGKGCHIECDRLLDSDITDDVRCIRTIHEEHTRISGDGFTAWTVYNGHCRDRSKAEIASCFESKELEKEPFRPVKPAGNELVRKPKPKGKIYNRCELAQELYYKHKLPMQEIPTWVCIAQHESSYNTAAVGRLNADGSEDHGLFQISDLYWCTHDEGGGKACHIECDRLLDSDISDDVQCIRTIHEEHTRLSGDGFNAWTVYNGHCRGQSLAQLSDCFAGNEISEAEKPSHYGERPQVQAPQQQPVVKIAANHDYGANPFLQRLSASQTTQVAVPAVKTTAKPPVQITVVPNHPFGSNPFLQQIKPQQQTPLSTSETRPIKFIEQEHVSKSSYDHNPFLKPLYKPSANAIQSITQNKPTSHSNHSPAHVPNPFLSLANKPEVSPAKISTTSKPTAAAKVTHHPYISSDSFRQEVIKFTATSPHDLRQSTQGTNTTPAPKTTQITTKATTTHKTTTRATTTSRPFTTVHPFAINKPPNTSKMTTRASITRTPTTTPLLISTTRRTTTTAVQTTPNHTTKAQSTILTRQTTTRSTTRQTTTKSSTRQTTTRPTTRATTARPTTRYTTTRVPTGPTTRIPTSPTTRPSTRPTTRTTTKTTARFTTLSTTARSTSRFTTARPTTRPTSRATTQPTTTRSTTRFTLTGPTTRPTTRATTQQTTRSTTRSTTTRQTTRPTTRPTTRATTQPTTTRSTTRSTTTRQTTRPTTRPTTRATEQPTTTRSTTRSTTTWRPFTSTWFSTTRYPITTTTARPSLKTSTTFKATTRSTTTARPTTTRWPQFSTSRLSTSTTPRPYLFTSTTTRRPATTARSATTKDPFDHPFFAKFKATFDRTSPSTVTKPTATSTLSNPGKFTASSYYAKFKENSVKASAKTAYAYDFGQNRTTTTIRS
- the Snmp2 gene encoding sensory neuron membrane protein 2 isoform X3, coding for MLHWSLIVSALGVIVAVLGAYCGWSLFPIMIHKKVEQSVIIADGSEQYKRFVNLPQPLNFKVYIFNVTNPDMIQNGAIPIVEEIGPYVYRQYRQKKVKHFSRDGSKITYVQNVHFDFDEDASAPYTQSDRIVALNMHMNSVLQISENDPGLALLLVHLNANLKAVFNDPRSMFVHTSVREYLFDGVRFCINPQGIAKAICNQIKESGSKTIREQSDGSLAFSFFGHKNGSGHEVYEVHTGKGDATKVLEIQKLDDSHNLQVWLNGSTEGETSVCNQINGTDASSYPPFRQRGDSMYIFSADICRSVQLFYQSDIQYQGIPGFRYSIGENFINDIGPEHDNECFCVDKLANVIKRKNGCLYAGALDLTTCLDAPVILTLPHMLGASNEYRKMIRGLKPDAKKHQTFVDVQTLTGTPLQGGKRVQFNMFLKSINRITITENLTTVLMPAIWVEEGIQLNGEMVNFFKKKLINTLKTLDIVHWAGLCGGMGVAILSLLYYTYQRGRPAKAPVKQVG
- the Snmp2 gene encoding sensory neuron membrane protein 2 isoform X4, coding for MIQNGAIPIVEEIGPYVYRQYRQKKVKHFSRDGSKITYVQNVHFDFDEDASAPYTQSDRIVALNMHMNAFLQVFEREITDILQGFANRLNSRLNRTPGVRVLKRLMERIRGKPPFSWVNGILVSLIEDVKSVLQISENDPGLALLLVHLNANLKAVFNDPRSMFVHTSVREYLFDGVRFCINPQGIAKAICNQIKESGSKTIREQSDGSLAFSFFGHKNGSGHEVYEVHTGKGDATKVLEIQKLDDSHNLQVWLNGSTEGETSVCNQINGTDASSYPPFRQRGDSMYIFSADICRSVQLFYQSDIQYQGIPGFRYSIGENFINDIGPEHDNECFCVDKLANVIKRKNGCLYAGALDLTTCLDAPVILTLPHMLGASNEYRKMIRGLKPDAKKHQTFVDVQTLTGTPLQGGKRVQFNMFLKSINRITITENLTTVLMPAIWVEEGIQLNGEMVNFFKKKLINTLKTLDIVHWAGLCGGMGVAILSLLYYTYQRGRPAKAPVKQVG
- the Snmp2 gene encoding sensory neuron membrane protein 2 isoform X1, encoding MLHWSLIVSALGVIVAVLGAYCGWSLFPIMIHKKVEQSVIIADGSEQYKRFVNLPQPLNFKVYIFNVTNPDMIQNGAIPIVEEIGPYVYRQYRQKKVKHFSRDGSKITYVQNVHFDFDEDASAPYTQSDRIVALNMHMNAFLQVFEREITDILQGFANRLNSRLNRTPGVRVLKRLMERIRGKPPFSWVNGILVSLIEDVKSVLQISENDPGLALLLVHLNANLKAVFNDPRSMFVHTSVREYLFDGVRFCINPQGIAKAICNQIKESGSKTIREQSDGSLAFSFFGHKNGSGHEVYEVHTGKGDATKVLEIQKLDDSHNLQVWLNGSTEGETSVCNQINGTDASSYPPFRQRGDSMYIFSADICRSVQLFYQSDIQYQGIPGFRYSIGENFINDIGPEHDNECFCVDKLANVIKRKNGCLYAGALDLTTCLDAPVILTLPHMLGASNEYRKMIRGLKPDAKKHQTFVDVQTLTGTPLQGGKRVQFNMFLKSINRITITENLTTVLMPAIWVEEGIQLNGEMVNFFKKKLINTLKTLDIVHWAGLCGGMGVAILSLLYYTYQRGRPAKAPVKQVG
- the Snmp2 gene encoding sensory neuron membrane protein 2 isoform X2, with protein sequence MLHWSLIVSALGVIVAVLGAYCGWSLFPIMIHKKVEQSVIIADGSEQYKRFVNLPQPLNFKVYIFNVTNPDMIQNGAIPIVEEIGPYVYRQYRQKKVKHFSRDGSKITYVQNVHFDFDEDASAPYTQSDRIVALNMHMNAFLQVFEREITDILQGFANRLNSRLNRTPGVRVLKRLMERIRGKRKSVLQISENDPGLALLLVHLNANLKAVFNDPRSMFVHTSVREYLFDGVRFCINPQGIAKAICNQIKESGSKTIREQSDGSLAFSFFGHKNGSGHEVYEVHTGKGDATKVLEIQKLDDSHNLQVWLNGSTEGETSVCNQINGTDASSYPPFRQRGDSMYIFSADICRSVQLFYQSDIQYQGIPGFRYSIGENFINDIGPEHDNECFCVDKLANVIKRKNGCLYAGALDLTTCLDAPVILTLPHMLGASNEYRKMIRGLKPDAKKHQTFVDVQTLTGTPLQGGKRVQFNMFLKSINRITITENLTTVLMPAIWVEEGIQLNGEMVNFFKKKLINTLKTLDIVHWAGLCGGMGVAILSLLYYTYQRGRPAKAPVKQVG